In Desulfuromonas sp. KJ2020, a single window of DNA contains:
- a CDS encoding PxxKW family cysteine-rich protein: MQCQTVLPGTECTFWAKKGCIFQGGSCQNVVEECQGCERIVKGTIGEVCSVAPSPTQKWVGGLCNFATHRKVEIQSVETKMNPLKASKKAAGKKK, encoded by the coding sequence TCTTCCCGGTACCGAGTGTACCTTTTGGGCCAAAAAAGGCTGTATTTTTCAGGGCGGTTCCTGCCAGAACGTCGTTGAAGAGTGCCAGGGCTGCGAGCGCATCGTCAAGGGTACCATCGGTGAAGTCTGCTCCGTAGCGCCCTCTCCTACGCAAAAATGGGTCGGCGGCCTGTGCAATTTCGCCACGCACCGTAAAGTGGAGATTCAGAGCGTCGAGACCAAGATGAATCCCCTCAAGGCTTCTAAAAAGGCCGCGGGCAAAAAGAAATAA